A genomic stretch from Helianthus annuus cultivar XRQ/B chromosome 1, HanXRQr2.0-SUNRISE, whole genome shotgun sequence includes:
- the LOC110935148 gene encoding serrate RNA effector molecule homolog, with translation MAEEFYNTFFNAFTSESSEVTTVTPKTITKAINENIKHDNFYGTHSKPPTLESIEDYTWWKERFINWAKAYAHESWFCLEYGYEKPKDDKGEDLQFKKFSRDDRAEFAAEQRMIALIQSAIRNDIFALLNHSGTSKSVWEALQEDRNDIVRKTAHGKATTAPRKFANVAEIKEEKEPAKNHEEKIENKEKTREEILSEKTHKERDVVYRRMDEMQEEYENAVSNKRWDKKRECFYNREGEPVAEEVETEAVKVEAVKEVEEQQIEEEEMKDVKSDAGDVGEEVSVEQKLNDAEMKRPEEAENTEAKMNFVQGTSSEEEKELKFRQQSNEEFQAQKKQQQQVFLKKTECQPKEK, from the exons ATGGCTGAGGAATtttataacacgtttttcaacgcatTCACATCCGAATCGTCCGAAGTTACAACTGTTACACCAAAAACAATTACGAAGGCaatcaatgagaacatcaagcatgataacttttacgGAACGCATTCTAAACCACCAACGCTTGAAAGCATTGAAGAttatacttggtggaaagaaagattTATTAATTGGGCAAAAGCGTATGCACATGAAAGTTGGTTTTGTCTAGAATACGGATACGAAAAGCCAAAAGATGATAAAGGTGAAGATCTACAGTTCAAAAAATTCTCCAGAGACGACAGAGCAGAATTTGCCGCCGAACAAAGGATGATCGCATTGATACAGTCAGCAATTAGAAACGATATATTTGCATTACTAAATCATAGCGGGACATCCAAATCGGTTTGGGAAGCTCTAC aagaagatcgaaatGATATTGTTCGCAAAACAGCTCATGGGAAAGCTACGACAGCACCAAGAAAGTTTGCGAatgttgctgaaattaaagaagaaaaagaacctGCTAAAAACCATGAAGAAAAGATTGAGAacaaagagaaaactcgagaagagatcttgagtgagaaaACACATAAAGAAAGAGATGTGGTTTACAGAagaatggatgagatgcaggaagaatatgagaATGCTGTCAGCAACAAACGATGGGACAAGAAGAGAGAGTGTTtttacaacagagaaggagaacca gttgctgaagaaGTCGAAACAGAAGCTGTAAAAGTTGAAGCTGTGAAAGAAGTTGAAGAACAacaaattgaagaagaagaaatgaaggATGTCAAGTCAGATGCTGGTGATGTTGGCGAAGAAGTCAGTGTTGAACAAAAGCTGAATGATGCTGAGATGAAGCGGCCAGAGGAagctgaaaacaccgaa GCAAAAATGAACTTCGTTCAaggaacaagttcagaagaagagaaagaactcaaatttAGACAACAGTCAAATGAAGAGTTTCAGGcccagaaaaagcaacaacaacag gtgtttCTGAAGAAAACTGAATGTCAACCAAAGGAGAAATGA